TCTTCTTTAAGCTTTTCAAGTCCTTCTGCACCGGAATATTCAAAGCCTGCCGCCATAACATGGCCACCACCGCCAAATCTACTTGAAATAGCTGCAACATTTACACTTCCCTTGGAACGAAGGGAGACTTTCCATCTTCCTGGTTCATATTCCTTGAAAAACACGGCTACCTCAACCCCTTCAATCGAACGGGGATACCCTATGAAACCTTCCGTCTCCTCTATTCCTGCTCCTGTCTCTTCAAGAAACCTTTGATAAAGTGTAATATGAGCAATCTTTCCGTTAAGGGCAAAATCAAGCGTTTCAAGAACCTTCTGAAGCAACTTGATTCTCGTTAAACGGTTTCTCTCAAAAAGATTCTTTATAACGGTATAAGGATTAATACCACCTTTCTCAAGCAGAAACGCAGCATTTCGCAAAGTTTGAGGCGTCGTAGAACTATACCCAAAACTTCCCGTATCCGTAACCATTCCGGTATATATAGGAAGGGCAACTTCATAGTCTATTAAATCTTCACCTATAAGTCTCATTATCTCCAGAGAAAGCTCACAGGTGCTGGGCATAGAAGGTTCAACTACTGCAAACGTACTTTCAGGATTTGCAGTTACATGGTGGTCTATCACAAGAGAATTTTTCGCCGGGATGGAATCAAAACCTGTCCTTGAAACTTCCGAAACATCAAGAATTATAGCCCAATCAAACTGCTTATCTATCCTTTTCGAAGAGACTATTTTTCCTACGTTGGGAAGAAAATCGTAAAAGTACGGAACATTATCGTAAAGTATCACTTTAATATCTCTTTTAAGCTTCCTCAAGAAATTAAACCACCCCAAAGCACTACCTATAGCATCTCCGTCAGGATTCTTGTGAGATGTAATGAGAATTTTCCCTTCCATATTTTCTATTAGCTGAGCTACTTCTCTCCTTGACATCCTTTTCAAATTACATCTCCCGGCATTACATTTATATCCGGCGCCACCTTAAATTCCGGCCTCGGAACAACTTTCATCCTCAGGCGCTTACCAAGTAAGTGGTGAATGTAGCCCGCTGCATGATTCAAAACCTCCACCATTGCAGCAGCCTCTTCCATTTTTAAAGCCGATATGTAAACCACCACTTTCCGTCCATCTTTTGAAACGTTTACAGATGAAACAGAAACAAATTTAATCCCTTCTGGTTTGTCTATTTCAAAAGTTACAATATCCGAAATTTCCCTTCTTAACAGAGATTCAACTCTCTCTTTCCTTCTATTTTTCATACTCCACCAACCATAAGCTCTTTAACCAGAACGGAAGGGCTGCTTATATTACCTATCCACCTGCTGTCTCTTCCGACTTCACTTATGTTATTAAGCAAATGCTTAACGTTACCTGCAACAGTGCATCCAACAACCGGCTGAATAACTGTCCCTTCCCTCAAAAGAAGTCCGCTGACACCTATGGAAAATTCACCGGAAATCGGATTAATTGTGTGGATACCCATTGCATCTGTTATAACAAGAACTTCTTCAGGCGTTCTTACAAGGCTTTCAAAAGATAAAGCTCCAGGCTCTATCACAAGATTTGTAACTCCCGACTGCGGAAGAGAAGCTATGCCTGCTCTTATGCCGTTACCAGTAGTCGGATGATTCAATCTTCTGGCAGAGTATATATCAACAAGGAAATTCTTAAGAACCCCTCTCTCTATAATTGCTTTTTTCCTGGTAACAGTTCCCTCGTCATCGTAAGGTCTTGAGCCAATTCCATCTTCAAGATGAGGATTATCATAAATTGAAAGAACATGACTAGCAACTTCAAAACCCAGCTTACCTGCAAACAGAGATTTCTTTCGCAAAACATTGTTTCCCAGAAAGCCGGCAGAAAGAGCATCTATAAGCTCGGCAAAAACAACATTTTTAAATATTACAGGAATTTTCCTGGTTTTAATTGGTTCTGCACCTAAAAGAGAAACGGCACTTTCAACAGCCCTCATAGCAACAACATCTGTATTAAGCCGGGAAAAATATCTCACAACATCAAAATCCCAGCCCATCTGACTGTCACCATCATCTTCGGCTTTAAGCATTACACTAAGGGAGAAAGAGGTTGTTTCGTAAGAAAAAGAGTGATCGTTGGAATTGTAATAAAATACTCTCGTTACAGAATCACTATAAGAGGCTTTTCTCACAACTTTAACTCTTCTATCCATAGAACGGACTTTTTCTTCAAGTTGTTTGGCTATCTCCACTTTTCTATCTACTGGAATATCTTTGAAATTCTCATCGGCGAGAGAAAAATCAAGAGATGATTGAGCAGGCATGGAAAGCTCATACTCGTCAGGATCAGCACTTCTTGCATTCTCCCTGGCACATTCAATAGCTATCCTTATACCATCATCACTTGTATCTCTGGTATAGGCAAAACCGAGTCTATCATCAACAATAACCCTTATAGCAACACCCTTCTTAACAGGAACTTTTACCTTCTCAACACTTCCGTTTTTAATTTCTACACTGTAACCTTCAGTAGAAACGGCATATATATCAAACTTTCCTATATCCTGCTTTTTCAAGATACTTATAACCCTTTCGAGTCCTTTTTCCATAAAGAACCTCCTGTCATAAACCTGCCTATTCTACAGGTTTTCAAAGAATGAAACAACTTCTGGCTGTTTACCGCAGGTTTTCCCTCCTTCCGGACAGACACCTGTCATAAAACATCCGGGGCCAACCCTATCAAAAATCTCAGGCATTTTTTCTCTAAGTAATTTAAGCATTCTAATCGCCATTTCCCTTATTTCCCATTGAGCCCTGTTACAGGTTCTGAGCTTCAAAAAATGAATAAGCTCTTTACTGTTCATGGTAAAAACAATTCTCGTTGCGCAGGCGTTAGGAAGAACAAAACGGGCATCTTCTTTAGGCACTCCTGCTTCAATAAACGCTTCATAAACATCACCTAAAAAAGACATAACATCGTCAAAAGAGATCTTTTTATTTTCATATAAAATAAACTTATCCTTTAGAGATTCAGGCTTTACATAAGGAAAATCTTTCATAGAAACATACCTTTGAGACTGCTGACTGTAAGAAGCAGGCCTATGTCTAACAAGCTGGTGAGAACAGGCTCTTGAAATACCATCAACGAGAAACGTGAAAAAAATATGCTTTTCCAGTTCTCTCTCTTCAATATCTAAATCGGGAATATTAGCATCAAGCAGGATAATTCTCATATTCTCTCCTGAATTTTTCCTTCTCTCTTAAGACGCCTTATAAGATGATCCTCTTCTCCAACCTCTTCCCAGCCTTTAGCTCTTAAAACACAGCTATCACATCTACCACAGGGAATCTCTCCGCCTCTGTAACAGGAGACAGAATAGGAATAATCAGCACCTAGAGAAAGCCCCAGTTTAATTATTTCTCCTTTAGTCAAATTTATCAAAGGAGCGTGAATGTGCCATCTAACTCCTTCTACGCCTATCTTTGTTCCCCTATTTAAAGTCTCTTCCATCGATTTCAAAAATTCAGGTCTGCAATCGGGATATCCGCTGTAATCAACGGCATTCCAGCCGCCTGCTATATCGGTACAACCTTTTGTCTCGGCATAAGCCGCGGCTATTGAAATAAAAATACCGTTCCTGAACGGAACATAGGTAATCGGAATACCTCTATCCTTTATCTCTTCAACAGTATGAGCTTCGGGAACATCTATACTTTTATCGGTGAGAGCCGAACCTCCAATCCTAGAAAGGTCTATCTCAAAAATCTTGTGCTCCTTCACTCGTGCATTTTCAGCAATTTTCCTGGCCATTTCAACTTCTATGTTATGCCTCTGGCCGTAGAAAAAAGTTATCGCGTAAACATCGTCAAAATGTTTCTTTGCCCAATAAAGAACCGTAGTAGAATCAAGACCTCCGGATAGAATGACAACACAAGAATTCATTTCTTCTCCTCTATAACCTTAACAGGTTTAATCACAAGGTTACAGGTACCATCAGATATAACAACTTTTTTAATTCCTTCCGCACCGTACATATATGTTTCTTTCAATCTCCCAAAAGAAATCCTCAAAGTATAAGGTGTTATTATTTTATACGATTTTCCGTAGATATAACCTGTAAGTATGGATTTTAACTGTTTTGGAGAGTAAAGATACTTTGCAAAAGAAGATAGATTCTCATCTGCAAAAACCTCTCCATTTCTCATAACAATCTTTCCGCCGTAAACACCGGCAGGACCATAAACCTTCACCAGAGCTTTGTTACTATCAACCTTAACAACCGCCTTTCCCGAAACGTTAGTACCGTTAGAGCAGTAAACAGAACACTTGACTACTCCTTTCAAAATTTCTGCCGGTCTCTTAACAAAATTCCAGGGATATGGCTGTGTTACAGGTTTTGATTGGAATACACATGAAGAGAAAAAAAGAAGAGAAACTATAAAAAACCATCTTTTCATTGTTTAATCCCAAAAAGAAATGGTCGGGGCGACCCGACTTGAACGGGCGACCTCTGGCCCCCCATGCCAGCGCGCTACCAGGCTACGCCACGCCCCGACACTCGACTAAATATAAAATAAAATCTAAGTCGGAAAAATCAAGAAAATGCGGGGATAATCCCCGCGCTATTATTCGATAGATTGTGCTTTATTAATAGCATCAAAAATATCTATTTTTACGCCAGGATCCATTGAAGCAGATATAGCCATGCTTTTAATATATTGACCTTTTGCACCCGAAGGCTTAGCAGCAAGAATAGCTTTAACCAAAGCAAGAGCATTTTCTAAAAGTTTTTTTTCATCAAAAGAAACCTTTCCTATTGGTGCATGAACAATACCGGCTTTCTCAACCTTGAAATCAACTTTACCGGCTTTTGCTTCCTTAACAGCTTTAGCTACATCAAACGTAACGGTTCCTGTCTTCGGATTAGGCATAAGTCCTCTTGGACCGAGAATTCTACCCAATCTTCCCACCTTACTCATCATATCAGGCGTAGCTATAAGAACGTCAAAATCAAGCCAGCCTTGCTGTATTTTTTGAACAAGGTCATCACCGCCTACAAAATCAGCTCCAGCTTCTTTTGCTTCATTAAGCTTTTCTCCCTGAGCAATAACGGCAACCTTTACGTCCTTTCCAAGACCGTTAGGAAGAACGACACTTCCTCTAACCATCTGATCCTGATATTTGGGATCAACGTTAAGTCTCACCGCCAGCTCAACTGTCTGATCAAAGTTTCTCTTTGTAACATCCGCCATCTTTTTAACGAGAGAAACTGCTTCATCGATCGGATACGCTTTTGTCCTGTCGATCAGGGCAAGAGCATTCATATACTTCTTACCGTGCTTTTTAGCCATTACTTCCTCCTATCGGCATTTTAACTCTTTATGCCTCCCACCATTTTTGGTGGTAAAGTATGAAAAGTTTTAGTCAACTACTTCAACACCCATGTTTCTGGCTGTCCCTTCAATTATCCTCATTGCAGCCTCAACATCATAACAGTTAAGGTCAGGCATCTTCGTTTCAGCAATCTGCCTGAGCTGCTCTCTGGTAATCTTACCTACCTTTTCCTTCTTAGGCATGTGAGCACCTTTCTCTATCCCGGCTGCTTTCTTTATAAGAACAGAAGCCGGAGGAGTTTTCATTATGAAGCTAAAAGATCTGTCGGCATAAATTGTGATAACTACAGGAATAACAAGTCCTTTCTTATCTGCAGTTGCGG
This region of Desulfurobacterium indicum genomic DNA includes:
- the rplA gene encoding 50S ribosomal protein L1 yields the protein MAKKHGKKYMNALALIDRTKAYPIDEAVSLVKKMADVTKRNFDQTVELAVRLNVDPKYQDQMVRGSVVLPNGLGKDVKVAVIAQGEKLNEAKEAGADFVGGDDLVQKIQQGWLDFDVLIATPDMMSKVGRLGRILGPRGLMPNPKTGTVTFDVAKAVKEAKAGKVDFKVEKAGIVHAPIGKVSFDEKKLLENALALVKAILAAKPSGAKGQYIKSMAISASMDPGVKIDIFDAINKAQSIE
- a CDS encoding TldD/PmbA family protein — protein: MEKGLERVISILKKQDIGKFDIYAVSTEGYSVEIKNGSVEKVKVPVKKGVAIRVIVDDRLGFAYTRDTSDDGIRIAIECARENARSADPDEYELSMPAQSSLDFSLADENFKDIPVDRKVEIAKQLEEKVRSMDRRVKVVRKASYSDSVTRVFYYNSNDHSFSYETTSFSLSVMLKAEDDGDSQMGWDFDVVRYFSRLNTDVVAMRAVESAVSLLGAEPIKTRKIPVIFKNVVFAELIDALSAGFLGNNVLRKKSLFAGKLGFEVASHVLSIYDNPHLEDGIGSRPYDDEGTVTRKKAIIERGVLKNFLVDIYSARRLNHPTTGNGIRAGIASLPQSGVTNLVIEPGALSFESLVRTPEEVLVITDAMGIHTINPISGEFSIGVSGLLLREGTVIQPVVGCTVAGNVKHLLNNISEVGRDSRWIGNISSPSVLVKELMVGGV
- the rplK gene encoding 50S ribosomal protein L11, producing MAKKVVAEVKLQLPAGEATPAPPVGPALGQHGVNIMEFVKAFNAATADKKGLVIPVVITIYADRSFSFIMKTPPASVLIKKAAGIEKGAHMPKKEKVGKITREQLRQIAETKMPDLNCYDVEAAMRIIEGTARNMGVEVVD
- the queC gene encoding 7-cyano-7-deazaguanine synthase QueC: MNSCVVILSGGLDSTTVLYWAKKHFDDVYAITFFYGQRHNIEVEMARKIAENARVKEHKIFEIDLSRIGGSALTDKSIDVPEAHTVEEIKDRGIPITYVPFRNGIFISIAAAYAETKGCTDIAGGWNAVDYSGYPDCRPEFLKSMEETLNRGTKIGVEGVRWHIHAPLINLTKGEIIKLGLSLGADYSYSVSCYRGGEIPCGRCDSCVLRAKGWEEVGEEDHLIRRLKREGKIQERI
- a CDS encoding DHH family phosphoesterase, with protein sequence MSRREVAQLIENMEGKILITSHKNPDGDAIGSALGWFNFLRKLKRDIKVILYDNVPYFYDFLPNVGKIVSSKRIDKQFDWAIILDVSEVSRTGFDSIPAKNSLVIDHHVTANPESTFAVVEPSMPSTCELSLEIMRLIGEDLIDYEVALPIYTGMVTDTGSFGYSSTTPQTLRNAAFLLEKGGINPYTVIKNLFERNRLTRIKLLQKVLETLDFALNGKIAHITLYQRFLEETGAGIEETEGFIGYPRSIEGVEVAVFFKEYEPGRWKVSLRSKGSVNVAAISSRFGGGGHVMAAGFEYSGAEGLEKLKEELFHAIGEALSQ
- the thyX gene encoding FAD-dependent thymidylate synthase translates to MRIILLDANIPDLDIEERELEKHIFFTFLVDGISRACSHQLVRHRPASYSQQSQRYVSMKDFPYVKPESLKDKFILYENKKISFDDVMSFLGDVYEAFIEAGVPKEDARFVLPNACATRIVFTMNSKELIHFLKLRTCNRAQWEIREMAIRMLKLLREKMPEIFDRVGPGCFMTGVCPEGGKTCGKQPEVVSFFENL
- the rbfA gene encoding 30S ribosome-binding factor RbfA, whose translation is MKNRRKERVESLLRREISDIVTFEIDKPEGIKFVSVSSVNVSKDGRKVVVYISALKMEEAAAMVEVLNHAAGYIHHLLGKRLRMKVVPRPEFKVAPDINVMPGDVI